A window of Balearica regulorum gibbericeps isolate bBalReg1 chromosome Z, bBalReg1.pri, whole genome shotgun sequence contains these coding sequences:
- the LOC104641292 gene encoding molybdopterin synthase catalytic subunit produces the protein MDECEDVPKDFIKLKSEKLSVDEVSELVISPYCGAVSVFIGTTRNNFEGKKVIHLEYEAYTSMAETEIKKICRDVRQKWPSVKHIAVHHRLGVVPITEASVIIAVSSPHRAESLEAVTYCINTLKASVPIWKKEIYENEYSWKENKECFWANSEK, from the exons ATGGATGAATGTGAAGATGTGCCAAAAGATTTTATCAAGCTCAAGTCTGAAAAGCTCTCTGTAGATGAAGTGTCAGAGCTGGTCATTTCACCATACTGTGGGGCAGTGTCCGTGTTCATTG GTACtaccagaaataattttgaaggaaaaaaagtgattcaCTTAGAATATGAAGCATATACTTCAAtggcagaaactgaaataaagaaaatctgcaGAGATGTTAGACAGAAGTGGCCATCAGTCAAACATATTGCAGTGCACCATAGACTTGG TGTGGTTCCAATAACTGAAGCAAGTGTAATTATCGCAGTTTCCTCTCCACACAGAGCAGAATCCCTTGAGGCTGTAACATACTGCATCAATACCTTAAAAGCATCTGTCCCAATATGGAAAAAG GAGATTTATGAGAATGAATattcttggaaagaaaacaaggaatgcTTTTGGGCAAATTCGGAAAAATAA